The DNA region ACTGCTGATTTAGTTCGCAAGTAATACATGCCTGTTTTTAATCCTTTTTTCCAGCCATAGAAATGCATTGACCCCAATTTATTAACCGATGCATTTTCAAGGAATAAATTAAGACTTTGACTTTGGCAAATAAATGCTCCTCGATCTGCTGCCATATCGATGATCGATTTTTGGCTTAACTCCCAAACCGTTTTATACAGTTCTTTCAATTTAGTTGGAATGGAAGGTATATTTTGAATTGAGCCATTGTTAAACATGATCATCTCTTTCATTTCTTGGTTCCAAAGTCCGAGTTTAACCAGATCTTCCAATAAATGTTTATTGATCACGATATATTCACCGGATAAGGTCCTGCGGGTGTAAAAGTTTGAAGTGTATGGTTCAAAGCATTCGTTATTGCCGAGAATTTGAGAAGTACTAGCAGTAGGCATCGGAGCAAGCAATAAACTATTACGAATTCCATATTTCATTACCTCATTGCGTAATGCATTCCAATCCCAACGATTTGTATCTGGTTCTACACCCCACATATCAAATTGAAAGATGCCCTGGCTCATAGGAGAACCTGGAAATGTTTCATAGGCACCGTATTTCTTGGCTAATTCACAACTTTCACTTACTGCGGCATAATAAATGGTTTCAAAAATTTCACGATTTAATTGCCTTGCTGCTTCGCTGTCAAATGGCATGCGCATTAATATAAACGCATCGGCCAGACCTTGTACGCCTATACCAATTGGACGGTGGCGAAAATTTGAGTTGCGAGCTTCAGGAATCGGATAATAATTAATATCGATGATTCGATTTAAATTTCGAGTAATTACCCGGGTTACTTCTACAAGTTTATTAAAATCAAATGTTTTGTTTTCAATGAATTTTGGTAAGGATATAGAAGCCAGATTACATACGGCAACTTCGTCTGGTGCAGTGTATTCAATAATTTCTGTACAGAGATTTGATGAACGAATCGTTCCTAAATTTTTCTGATTTGATTTTTTATTACAAGCATCTTTATATAAAATATAGGGTGTGCCGGTTTCTATCTGACTTTGGCATATTTGATACCAGAGATCTTGTGCTCGTACAACTTTTCGTGCGCGTCCTTCGGACTCATATTGATGATAGAGTGATTCAAATTCTTCGCCATATGTATCATAAAGTTTTGGCGCTTCGTTTGGACAAAACAGAGACCATTCTTTGTCTGCAACAACCCGTTCCATAAATAAATCTGGAATCCACAGTGCATAAAATAAATCGCGTGCGCGCATCTCTTCTTTCCCATGATTCTTTTTGAGTTCGAGAAAGTCCATTATATCAGCATGCCATGGTTCGATGTAAATTGCAAATGCTCCTTTGCGTTTACCGCCTCCCTGATCTACGTAACGTGCAGTATCATTAAAAACCCGAAGCATTGGAATAATTCCATTTGAACTTCCACCGGTGCCCTTGATATAACTGCCTTTTGCACGGATGTTATGAATGCTTAAACCTATT from Saprospiraceae bacterium includes:
- a CDS encoding ribonucleoside-diphosphate reductase subunit alpha yields the protein MQVLKRNGKREEVSFDKITARVKKLCYGLDSNFVDPIEISKKVIQGIFDGVTTSDLDNLAAETSASLATIHPDYAILAARIAVSNLHKNTNKSFSETMELLYNYIDPMTNQKAGLISDETIQVIRNNADKLDSAIIYDRDYSFDYFGFKTLERSYLLKANKKVVERPQHLLMRAAIGIHGSEIDTAIETYNLMSEKWFVHATPTLFNAGTPKPQLSSCFLLSMVDDSISGIFETLSRCAKISQSAGGIGLSIHNIRAKGSYIKGTGGSSNGIIPMLRVFNDTARYVDQGGGKRKGAFAIYIEPWHADIMDFLELKKNHGKEEMRARDLFYALWIPDLFMERVVADKEWSLFCPNEAPKLYDTYGEEFESLYHQYESEGRARKVVRAQDLWYQICQSQIETGTPYILYKDACNKKSNQKNLGTIRSSNLCTEIIEYTAPDEVAVCNLASISLPKFIENKTFDFNKLVEVTRVITRNLNRIIDINYYPIPEARNSNFRHRPIGIGVQGLADAFILMRMPFDSEAARQLNREIFETIYYAAVSESCELAKKYGAYETFPGSPMSQGIFQFDMWGVEPDTNRWDWNALRNEVMKYGIRNSLLLAPMPTASTSQILGNNECFEPYTSNFYTRRTLSGEYIVINKHLLEDLVKLGLWNQEMKEMIMFNNGSIQNIPSIPTKLKELYKTVWELSQKSIIDMAADRGAFICQSQSLNLFLENASVNKLGSMHFYGWKKGLKTGMYYLRTKSAVDPIKFTLSEKHQKKFVEVTEQVEIIEIRPEKIDNLSSLKSEKLQEMFAATETEQQLIEGQSCSMEEGCITCQG